The proteins below are encoded in one region of Amycolatopsis magusensis:
- a CDS encoding Rieske 2Fe-2S domain-containing protein → MTETYRKIDAGAPPARFARGWHCLGLADSFRDGKPHAINAFGTKLVVFQSGNGELNVLDGYCRHMGGDLTQGTVKGEEIACPFHDWRWGGDGKCKAIPYAKRVPLRARTRAWTTVEENKQLFVWHDPEGNPPPPELAIPRIDGIFSGEWSNWTWDSVLIENSHCREIIDNMVDMAHFFYIHYAFPTYFKNVFEGHIATQYLNTKGRPDMGMASNYGGEENLLRSEASYYGPSYMINTLLNTYKGFDIENVLINCHYPVTENSFMLQWGVSVKKLPGVSDEQADGIAGKFAKGIGVGFLQDVEIWRNKSRIDNPLLCEEDGPVYQLRRWYEQFYVDVADVTPEMTQRFEFEVDTTRANEVWAVEVQENLARQAAEAEV, encoded by the coding sequence ATGACCGAGACCTATCGCAAGATCGACGCGGGCGCACCACCGGCCCGTTTCGCCCGCGGCTGGCACTGCCTCGGCCTCGCCGATTCCTTCCGCGACGGGAAACCGCACGCCATCAACGCCTTCGGCACCAAGCTGGTGGTCTTCCAGTCCGGGAACGGCGAGCTGAACGTGCTCGACGGGTACTGCAGGCACATGGGCGGCGACCTCACCCAGGGCACGGTCAAGGGCGAGGAGATCGCCTGCCCGTTCCACGACTGGCGCTGGGGCGGCGATGGCAAGTGCAAGGCGATCCCCTACGCCAAAAGGGTTCCGCTGCGGGCCCGCACCCGCGCGTGGACCACGGTGGAGGAGAACAAGCAGCTGTTCGTCTGGCACGACCCCGAGGGCAACCCGCCGCCGCCGGAGCTGGCGATCCCGCGCATCGACGGCATCTTCAGCGGTGAGTGGAGCAACTGGACCTGGGACTCGGTGCTGATCGAGAACTCGCACTGCCGCGAGATCATCGACAACATGGTCGACATGGCCCACTTCTTCTACATCCACTACGCGTTCCCGACCTACTTCAAGAACGTGTTCGAGGGCCACATCGCCACCCAGTACCTGAACACCAAGGGCCGCCCGGACATGGGCATGGCCTCGAACTACGGCGGCGAGGAGAACCTGCTCCGCTCGGAGGCCTCCTACTACGGCCCGTCCTACATGATCAACACCCTGCTCAACACCTACAAGGGCTTCGACATCGAGAACGTGCTGATCAACTGCCACTACCCGGTCACGGAGAACTCGTTCATGCTGCAGTGGGGCGTCAGCGTGAAGAAGCTGCCCGGGGTGAGCGACGAGCAGGCGGACGGCATCGCCGGGAAGTTCGCCAAGGGCATCGGCGTGGGATTCCTGCAGGACGTGGAGATCTGGCGGAACAAGTCGCGGATCGACAACCCGCTGCTGTGCGAAGAGGACGGTCCGGTCTACCAGCTCCGGCGCTGGTACGAGCAGTTCTACGTGGACGTCGCCGACGTCACCCCGGAGATGACCCAGCGCTTCGAGTTCGAAGTGGACACCACGCGGGCGAACGAGGTGTGGGCGGTGGAGGTCCAGGAGAACCTGGCCCGGCAGGCGGCCGAGGCGGAGGTCTGA
- the kstD gene encoding 3-oxosteroid 1-dehydrogenase → MPDEFDVVVVGSGAAGMTAALAAARHGLSVVVLEKAAKYGGSTARSGGGVWIPGNEALRAAGIDEPPERAREYLEAIVGDVVPAERRNAYLDRGPEVVEFLHRETPLRLCWVPGYSDYHPEAPGGRAGGRSAEPLPLDAKVLGEELANLEPPYSAPPAGVPLMQADYRWLSLLARHPRGLTRVLRLGVRWLAGRFTGKHLLAMGQALSAGLRAGLLRADVPVRLSTPLTDLCTEGDRVTGVLVADGTEIRARLGVVLACGGFERNAEMRAKYQRAPISTEWTVGAEANTGDGILAGLKLGATTELMDDAWWGPSIPLTGGPWFALAERSRPGCLLVNERGERFVNESAPYVEAVHAMYGGEYGQGDGPGENVPAWLIFDQRNRNRYMFTGLGPRQPLPGRWFKAGIAAKAATLRGLAEATGLPADRLEATVSRFNGFARDGVDQDFGRGKSAYDHYYGDPRNKPNPSLGPVDRAPFYAVRVVPGDLGTKGGLLTDTRARVLRADGSVIDGLYAAGNTSAAVMGHTYAGPGATIGPAMVFGYLAAEDLAAKNRTGGTR, encoded by the coding sequence ATGCCCGACGAGTTCGACGTCGTCGTGGTCGGCAGCGGCGCCGCAGGCATGACCGCCGCACTCGCCGCGGCCCGGCACGGGCTCAGCGTCGTGGTGCTGGAGAAGGCCGCCAAGTACGGCGGCTCGACCGCCCGATCCGGTGGCGGCGTGTGGATCCCCGGCAACGAAGCGCTGCGCGCGGCCGGTATCGACGAGCCACCGGAGCGGGCACGCGAATACCTCGAAGCCATCGTCGGCGACGTGGTGCCCGCGGAGCGCCGGAACGCCTACCTCGACCGCGGCCCCGAAGTGGTCGAGTTCCTCCATCGTGAGACGCCGCTGCGGCTGTGCTGGGTGCCCGGCTATTCGGACTACCACCCGGAAGCCCCCGGCGGCCGCGCCGGCGGGCGCTCGGCGGAACCCCTTCCCCTGGACGCCAAGGTGCTCGGCGAGGAGCTGGCGAACCTCGAACCGCCCTACAGCGCCCCGCCCGCCGGGGTGCCGCTGATGCAGGCCGACTACCGCTGGCTGAGCCTGCTCGCCCGGCACCCGCGCGGCCTGACGCGCGTGCTCCGGCTCGGCGTGCGCTGGCTGGCCGGGCGGTTCACCGGCAAGCACCTGCTCGCCATGGGCCAGGCGCTGTCCGCCGGGTTGCGGGCCGGGCTGCTGCGCGCCGACGTCCCGGTCCGCCTCAGCACCCCGCTGACCGACCTGTGCACCGAGGGCGACCGCGTCACCGGCGTACTCGTGGCCGACGGCACCGAGATCCGTGCCCGGCTCGGCGTCGTACTGGCGTGTGGCGGGTTCGAGCGCAACGCCGAGATGCGCGCCAAGTACCAGCGCGCGCCGATCAGTACCGAGTGGACGGTCGGCGCCGAGGCGAACACCGGCGACGGCATCCTCGCCGGGCTCAAACTGGGCGCCACCACCGAACTGATGGACGACGCCTGGTGGGGCCCGTCCATCCCGCTGACCGGCGGGCCGTGGTTCGCCCTCGCCGAGCGCTCCCGGCCCGGCTGCCTGCTGGTCAACGAGCGCGGCGAGCGGTTCGTCAACGAATCCGCGCCCTACGTCGAAGCCGTGCACGCGATGTACGGCGGGGAGTACGGCCAGGGCGACGGTCCCGGCGAGAACGTGCCCGCCTGGCTGATCTTCGACCAGCGCAACCGCAACCGGTACATGTTCACCGGGCTCGGCCCGCGCCAGCCACTGCCCGGCCGGTGGTTCAAGGCGGGCATCGCGGCCAAGGCCGCCACCCTGCGCGGACTGGCCGAGGCCACCGGACTGCCCGCCGACCGCCTCGAAGCCACGGTGTCCCGCTTCAACGGCTTCGCCCGCGACGGCGTCGACCAGGACTTCGGCCGGGGCAAGAGCGCCTACGACCACTACTACGGCGACCCGCGCAACAAACCCAACCCCAGCCTCGGCCCGGTGGACCGCGCGCCGTTCTACGCGGTCCGCGTGGTGCCCGGCGACCTGGGCACCAAGGGCGGCCTGCTGACCGACACCCGCGCCAGGGTGCTGCGCGCGGACGGCTCGGTGATCGACGGGCTGTACGCGGCGGGCAACACCAGCGCCGCGGTGATGGGCCACACCTACGCGGGGCCGGGCGCGACCATCGGGCCGGCGATGGTCTTCGGCTACCTTGCGGCCGAGGACCTCGCGGCCAAGAATCGAACCGGAGGTACGCGATGA